A single genomic interval of Littorina saxatilis isolate snail1 linkage group LG17, US_GU_Lsax_2.0, whole genome shotgun sequence harbors:
- the LOC138952584 gene encoding uncharacterized protein → MAGESTNCCGGVEWIVCIPDQKAVGTKFSLVPGTSLLSGCLTTESGPLGENAGTLRDITNGDFISLTLSAENVEKCGKVTLPDDSCLSRYFEVLHFWLMKFTTQAFNSRSPTSVQAKCGRVKKVYVKLVSNYNRRPTEKNCSALFDFLCQPFVWKLDVLSKCISEQDGIVAVPLQPSLLLVPSTCRRVTDSKGILKERKLLEKKTLALETKVKFLRDKIKSKTLKQGTVDRKVHEKIVAGLVQKSKVLTKDFNHLSLQFEAGENENEL, encoded by the exons ATGGCGGGCGAGTCAACTAACTGCTGTGGGGGCGTCGAGTGG attGTTTGCATCCCTGATCAGAAGGCTGTTGGAACCAAGTTTTCACTTGTACCTGGAACCTCTCTTCTCAGCGGCTGCTTAACAACTGAATCAGGACCACTGGGGGAGAATGCTGGCACACTGCGAGACATCACAAATGGGGACTTcatctctctcacgctctcggCTGAGAATGTGGAGAAGTGTGGCAAAGTTACTCTTCCGGACGACTCCTGTCTTAGTCGCTACTTCGAAGTTCTTCACTTCTGGCTGATGAAGTTCACCACTCAGGCGTTCAACTCCAGGTCTCCAACTTCCGTGCAAGCAAAGTGTGGGCGTGTGAAAAAGGTTTACGTCAAGCTTGTGAGTAACTACAACAGACGACCGACTGAAAAGAACTGCTCGGCCTTGTTTGACTTTTTGTGTCAGCCTTTCGTGTGGAAACTTGACGTCTTGTCAAAATGCATCTCTGAACAAGATGGAATAGTGGCTGTTCCCCTTCAACCATCCCTGCTCCTTGTGCCGTCGACGTGCCGGAGAGTGACT GACAGCAAGGGAATTCTAAAAGAGAGGAAACTGCTGGAGAAAAAGACTCTAGCACTCGAAACCAAGGTGAAGTTCCTGAGAGATAAGATTAAAAGTAAAACTCTCAAACAAGGAACTGTTGACAGGAAAGTTCACGAGAAGATAGTTGCAGGACTAGTGCAGAAGAGTAAGGTGCTCACCAAAGATTTCAACCATCTGAGTCTTCAGTTTGAGGCCGGCGAGAATGAAAACGAGCTGTGA